The following proteins are encoded in a genomic region of Haloarcula salinisoli:
- a CDS encoding ornithine cyclodeaminase family protein: MQTLLLGPDDVREFADLPSVVDAVSDAFAADARGDTIMPAKSYIDLPAYNGDFRSMPAYVHAGDWDAAAVKWVNVHPDNPTDHDLPTVLGTLIYSDPETAFPLAVMDGTNLTRLRTGAAAAVATDHLAVPDADSLGLVGAGVQSYTQLAAIAAVRDIQRVIIADQNAEKQQAFVDHFSDRFDVRAGSIAEAAACDVLSTITPVESPIVDRAWLGEHTHVNAIGADAEGKHEHDDQTLLDAKLVIDDYEQCTHSGEINVPWSEGTLDEDDIYGELGAIVAGEIPGRESGDGITLFDSTGLAIQDVAAAHVAYENARAAGEGTDFSLVGTGAS, from the coding sequence ATGCAGACGCTGTTGCTCGGTCCCGACGACGTGCGCGAGTTCGCGGACCTCCCGTCGGTCGTCGACGCCGTCTCGGACGCCTTCGCCGCAGACGCCAGGGGAGACACCATCATGCCGGCGAAATCCTACATCGACCTCCCGGCGTACAACGGCGACTTCCGGTCGATGCCGGCCTACGTCCACGCCGGCGACTGGGACGCCGCGGCGGTGAAGTGGGTCAACGTCCACCCGGACAACCCCACCGACCACGACCTCCCGACCGTGCTGGGCACGCTCATCTACTCGGACCCCGAGACGGCGTTCCCGCTGGCGGTGATGGACGGGACGAACCTGACTCGCCTGCGGACGGGTGCCGCGGCAGCCGTCGCGACAGACCACCTCGCCGTTCCCGACGCCGATTCGCTTGGGCTCGTCGGTGCGGGCGTCCAGTCGTACACCCAGCTGGCGGCCATCGCCGCGGTGCGGGACATCCAGCGAGTGATAATTGCCGACCAGAACGCCGAGAAACAGCAGGCGTTCGTCGACCACTTCTCGGACCGGTTCGACGTTCGCGCGGGCAGTATCGCCGAGGCCGCCGCCTGTGACGTGCTCTCGACGATTACCCCAGTGGAGTCGCCCATCGTCGACCGGGCGTGGCTGGGCGAGCACACGCACGTCAACGCCATCGGGGCCGACGCAGAGGGCAAGCACGAACACGACGACCAGACGCTGCTGGACGCGAAGCTCGTCATCGACGATTACGAGCAGTGTACTCACTCGGGCGAAATCAACGTCCCCTGGAGCGAGGGGACACTGGACGAGGACGACATCTACGGGGAACTGGGCGCTATCGTCGCCGGCGAGATTCCGGGCCGCGAGTCCGGGGACGGAATCACACTGTTCGATTCGACGGGGCTGGCGATTCAGGACGTGGCGGCGGCCCACGTCGCCTACGAGAACGCGCGAGCAGCGGGCGAGGGCACCGACTTCTCGCTGGTCGGCACGGGGGCGAGCTAG
- a CDS encoding DUF7535 family protein, with protein sequence MSDADDGDDSRLPEPLRTVTPPSGTHPNAQMDAIGWLIFLGLLILLAPVLPLLLVVWLISRASDALGQR encoded by the coding sequence ATGAGTGATGCCGACGACGGCGACGATTCGAGGCTGCCGGAGCCACTCCGAACGGTGACGCCGCCGTCGGGAACGCACCCCAACGCCCAGATGGACGCCATCGGCTGGCTGATATTTCTGGGGCTGCTCATCCTATTGGCCCCCGTCCTCCCCCTGCTTCTGGTCGTCTGGCTCATCTCGCGAGCCAGCGACGCACTGGGGCAGCGCTGA